The sequence taatagcccaatttcatagccttaagagtgtgcatactatgaatgcttggtcttgttggatttgtgaaaatctactgaatctactggtaccttgtttcccatgtgacaataagaaatatactcaaaacctggattaattttttttagtcacatagcactactattattctgaacaccactgtaaCTTCAGCAGTATTTCAAAGACAAATACGGCAAAACTTTAATATCCAGATGTGTGGAGCCACCAGACCTTCCATACAGGCTACAGTCTGTTACTGCTGTAAAGGTACACAAAATAATACTGATCTGCATGAGGTGGAACTAATGCAATTcattattttgtattttacattaaaaaaaaacttgctgtAATATTTTTCCACTTTTACAATTAAATTGTATGAAGAAGCCTGAAggttttacatttacatttgatGTCACAAAAGGTAAACATTCAAAGTGGAGAATGTGTTTTATAGTAttttttatgtactttttaaaTGCTTTCGTGCACCAATTTGGATCAGGCTTTTGACACCATGTGCACTTTAAACTGCACGACCATGTGACAGTAATAACTTAACGACAGTAAACGTGATGTGACGCTTTTTGATCACAAGGAAGTCGATTTGACTGTCagaccataaaaaataaaaacaaacaaaaaactgctgCCTCCAGAGATTTTTAGACCCTAACCCCATAAATAGCTCTGTGCTTAAACAGGACCTTCTGCATGTCAGATACAGAGGAGTTATTTCATGAAGTTCCTTATTACTACAGGATTAGACCAGTGCTGGTCTCAAAACATCAACTGAAGAAATCAACATTCTGCATCCTGGTCCAGATCCAGTTCATCGTGAAGGAAAATGGAAGCAATGCTCAGCCTGATTTAAATATTAAACCATAAGACCAGAAACTGCCTCAAAGATCACCGCCAAAATATTGTTCATTGATCTAAAATTTACcactgtaggtttttttttttgcaataatgtGACAATGACATTGTTTATTCTGTACACAAACACAAATGTTCTCCACCCCTGAAGACGTGATGGTCCAAAATCGACAAATCATGTACTTACGCTGCAGTAAGTGGACTGAAATGggcatttaaagaaaacaaaaaatcattAGTATGGTACTTTCATCCAGCAGCCGCGTGCTGTGATCCTACGCTCTCTTGGCCGGTTTGGCGATAAGTTGTCTTTCTCTCTCAAGCTCCTTCTCACGTTGCTGCTCCTTTTCCAAAGCCTCTTTCTGCTTCTGTTGCTGCAGCTTCAAAGCTCGTTTCTGAAGAGAGACAACGAAAATCCTCCATTTACCCTTTTTTTTCCTGACAATAACATTGAGCTGCATATACTGCCGCTGACCAGTACCTTTAATTTTGTGGTCTTTTCATGGAGCATCATCATCTCTTTCCTTATGCTCACCAGTTTACTGTGGTAAACCTTTGCCTCTGTAAACTAAATCATCATCAAAGTGGATTACAAATGGCTGGGATACAAATACAAAGAGAACAAGCAGAAATATATTTCAGTTCATACACACCAGTGAGTCGAGATCCAGTGAAGCATTACAGTCTCTGAATTTGGTGACTTCTTGGTCAAGTGTGTCGAGCAATATCAGCTGGTTTTGTCTGTTTTAGGTAAAAAtgcaaatagataaataaataaaataaaataatactaatgcgttgcccgtggggatccatgggctctagactgtgtagctgacatttttcaatggtgataataaattatgcaatgtttctatcatgagttggaatggtgtgtgagtccagaatgtttttagaaccttagacctcaatagtAATTTAAAGAAAGAACGCAAAACCttatatttcctgttaattacgtaatttttttaatgttcatttactgtcttaatgcatttttaaattgtttaggcTCCTGTTATCATaggcacactattattattttgttattatttctattttgtcatttgaattttaaatggaaaacaacggaaataagtgttttcactttcttgtgtaatCCATGTATTttcaatgtatttacaattacattatgtacttacattgaacttattaataaaaccacacacacacacacaccaccttgctttt comes from Thalassophryne amazonica chromosome 2, fThaAma1.1, whole genome shotgun sequence and encodes:
- the bloc1s6 gene encoding biogenesis of lysosome-related organelles complex 1 subunit 6 isoform X1, which codes for MEAGGLEDEATSSNRQLPQHEVHQLTQQESVHVESLVPSQNVPFVERRAVDKLTEGLLSHYLPDLQNSKRALQELTQNQLILLDTLDQEVTKFRDCNASLDLDSLFTEAKVYHSKLVSIRKEMMMLHEKTTKLKKRALKLQQQKQKEALEKEQQREKELERERQLIAKPAKRA